CCTCGTCGTGGCGGCGTTTCGGCCATTGCGGCCGGTCTTCTCGGTGGCGTTGTCGCGATCGCCGGCGCGGGCGCGCTGCAATATGGCGGCGTGCTGCCGTCACTCGGCGGGAATTCGACGGCGACCGCCGAGATCGAGGCACTGCGCGGCGAGATCGGCGCGTTGAAGAACCAGGTCGCCGCTGTCCCGGCCCCGGAAAACCTTGCTCCCCGGCTCGACGAGCTTGCCGCGGCGCTGAACGAGACCCGCACGCAGCTCCAGTCAATGCAAGCCGGCGGCGCATCGCCGGAAGCGTCGGCGGCGCTGGAGGAACGCTTCAAGGCCCTCGAAACGGCGCTTGCCTCCGTTCAGCAGGGCGGTGCCAGCGTTGATCTCGCGCCGGTGACCCAGCGCCTCGATGCGCTCGATGCCGCCGTGGCCGAGGCGAAGCAGGCCGCCGCTGGTGCGGTAACCCCTCTCGAACAGCGCCTCGCGGCACTTGAGGCGCAGGTGGGCGAGCTCGGCGGCAAGGTCGCCGAACAGGCGGAACAGCCGAGCGCGGCGCTGGCCATTGCGGCCTCCGCGCTCAAGGCCGCCATCGACCGCGGCGATCCGTTCATGACCGAGCTGGAGACCTACGCATCGATCGCGCCGCAGTCGCCCGAGATCGAGGCCCTGCGCGGCATGGCGGCGACCGGCGTACCCTCGCGCACCGCGATCGACGACGCTTTCCCCGCGGTCGCCAATGCGATGATCGCTGCCGCGAAGGTGCAGGATCCGAACGCGGGCTTCATTGACCGCCTCGTGTCGAGCGCCCAATCGCTCGTACAGGTGCGGCCGGTCGGCATGGTGGAGGGCGAGGATGCGCCCGCCATCGTCGCGCGGATGGAGGTCGCTTTAAAGAAGGGCGACTATGCCAGCGCCGTCGCAGAATACGACAAGCTTCCGGAGCCGGCCAAGGCGGCGGGCGCCGAGTTCATTGCCAGGGTCAAGGCGCGCGAGGCGGCCGACGGGCTGATCGGCACGATCCTGTCCGCCGCGCTCAAGGCCTGAGCCCAAGTCCGTTTCCGGGGGTCGATCGATGTTCCGTGTCCTGTCCTTCCTGATCCTCGTCTTCGCGCTCGGTCTCGGCTTCGCCTGGCTCGCGGAGCGACCTGGCACGCTCCTGGTGACGTTCAGCGGCTACCAGTACGAGGTGACGCTGATGGTCGGGGCGGCGATCGTGACGGCCTTCGTCGCCGCCGTGATGATCCTGTGGTGGCTGATCAAGAGCATCTGGAACAGCCCCTACACGATCTCCCGCTATTTCCGCGTGCGCCGCCGCGACCGCGGCTACCAGGCGCTTTCGACCGGCCTGATCGCGGCCGGCGCGGGTGATGCCGACATGGCGCGCCGCAAGCTCCGCGAGTCCGCCAAGATGCTGAGCGCCGACCAGGAGCCGCTGCTGCATCTTCTGGAGGCGCAGGCCTCGCTGCTCGAAGGCGACCATTCCGCCGCGCGCAAGAAGTTCGAGACGATGCTGGACGATCCGGAAATGAAGCTGATCGGCCTGCGCGGGCTCTATCTCGAGGCCGAGCGGCTGGGAGACCGGGGCGTCGCCCGCCACTATGCCGAACAGGCGAGCACCGCCGCGCCGCAGTTGTCCTGGGCCGCCAACGCCGCGCTCGAATCGCGTATGCGCGACGGCGACTGGGACGGTGCGCTGCGCCTGCTCGACGCACGGAAGCCGACCGGCGCTGCCGAGAAGGAGGCGGCCGCGAAGAACCGTGCGGTGCTGCTGACCGCGAAGGCGATCAACCTGTCGCATGTCGATCCGCTTGCGGCGAAGAACGCGGCGATCGAGGCGAACAGGCTCGACCCGGGCCTCATCCCCGCCGCCATCATCGCGGCCAAGGCGCTCTTCCGCCAGGACGACCTGCGCAAGGGGGCCAAGATCC
The Mesorhizobium australicum genome window above contains:
- a CDS encoding COG4223 family protein; amino-acid sequence: MVNSPKIRHSKPRRDPVTIDLDAEPVKSEPTKPETSAPAASAKSPEPTPETESPEKPLLDETTSKPTAESGAKPPFGREQPSASPQPAAGADKSSPKAPPPSPPRAEPRRGGVSAIAAGLLGGVVAIAGAGALQYGGVLPSLGGNSTATAEIEALRGEIGALKNQVAAVPAPENLAPRLDELAAALNETRTQLQSMQAGGASPEASAALEERFKALETALASVQQGGASVDLAPVTQRLDALDAAVAEAKQAAAGAVTPLEQRLAALEAQVGELGGKVAEQAEQPSAALAIAASALKAAIDRGDPFMTELETYASIAPQSPEIEALRGMAATGVPSRTAIDDAFPAVANAMIAAAKVQDPNAGFIDRLVSSAQSLVQVRPVGMVEGEDAPAIVARMEVALKKGDYASAVAEYDKLPEPAKAAGAEFIARVKAREAADGLIGTILSAALKA
- a CDS encoding heme biosynthesis protein HemY gives rise to the protein MFRVLSFLILVFALGLGFAWLAERPGTLLVTFSGYQYEVTLMVGAAIVTAFVAAVMILWWLIKSIWNSPYTISRYFRVRRRDRGYQALSTGLIAAGAGDADMARRKLRESAKMLSADQEPLLHLLEAQASLLEGDHSAARKKFETMLDDPEMKLIGLRGLYLEAERLGDRGVARHYAEQASTAAPQLSWAANAALESRMRDGDWDGALRLLDARKPTGAAEKEAAAKNRAVLLTAKAINLSHVDPLAAKNAAIEANRLDPGLIPAAIIAAKALFRQDDLRKGAKILEAAWKKEPHPEIADTYVHARHGDSAIDRLKRARKLAELRTNNAESSLVVSRAALEAGEYRAARDAAETAARLAPREAAFLLLADIEDADGGDQGKVREYLGRAVKAQPDPAWTADGIVSEKWAPFSPVTGRIGAFEWRVPVERIGQVIEQAPQVVDGPAPEPERAAPPAALQQPEPAPARTDVVDAEIVPMPANDRYPPVQAPEPSAPAPETPAKATAPVEQKPENAQPAAPAPAVAALSEEPPVPPIPDDPGVDPDSAGEKEARRFRLF